Below is a window of Anaerolineae bacterium DNA.
TGAGCCTGACCATCTCGATAGTCTTTTGGATATTCACCGTTATCCTTCTGGCCGTTGCTACCCGGCGCACCCAAAACGCGCTGGGCGAGCGTCAAATTCCCCTGATGGGCATTATGGCAGCCTTCATTTTTGCCGCGCAAATGCTTAATTTCCCCATTGCCGGGGGCACGTCGGGGCATATGCTGGGCGGGGCGTTGGCCGGCATTGTGCTGGGGCCCTGGGCCGGCATGCTGGTGATGGCCAGCGTGATTGCCTTGCAAGCATTGCTGTTTCAGGATGGCGGGCTGTTAGTGATGGGCGCGAACATTTTTAACATGGGCCTGCTAACCGTTTTGATTGGTTACGGCCTCTATCGCAGCGTGCTGGGGCAAAACCGGGGCGTGCGGCTGGGCGTGGCCGGAATAGCGGCCTGGTTAGCGGTCATGACGGCCGCCCTGGCTACATCGCTTCAGCTTTGGTTCAGCGGCACGTCGCCGCTGCAAATTGTAATGCCCGTGATGCTGGGCGTCCACGCGCTCATCGGCATTGGTGAGGCGCTTATCACGGCAGCCGCCCTGGGCTTTATTATGCGCGTGCGTCCCGACCTGCTGGAAACTGAAGCGGTTGAGTCTCGGGGCGGACGGGGCTGGGTGGTAGCCGGTTTGGCCCTGACGCTGGTTGTGGTTCTGTTTGCGCCCTGGGCCTCGGCAGACCCGGATGGATTGGAACGGGTGGCCGAGGATTTGGGTTTCATTGGGCTTGGGGCAGACGCCCCCTATCAAATTTTGCCCGACTATACCATTCCTTTTCTTGGCGAAACCGGCCTGTCTACCATTATTGCCGGCGCAATTGGGGTGCTGCTGGTGGCCGCTATAGCCGTGGGCGTGGGGCGTTTGTTGCAACGCCCGGCCAAAACCGCTCCTGAATCCGGCTGATTATAATGCTCCAGAAAAGTTTTTGCCGCTGAAACGGTAGCAAGGTAGCAGAGTAGCAAACTTTTTATCTGCTACCTTGCTACCCTGTTTTTTGGGAAGGAATTTTTCTGGACATCTATTCCTAAAGTAGTAACAATTCAACTTTACGTCTATCGGCGTATCTTTTTTTTACGGAGCCTACCCAAAATTGGGTAGGCTCTACGTTTTTTTAAGTAGACAACCCCGCCTTAAACATACCTCCTATTACTCAGCCAACCTTCATATATTGGGCGATGCGCCATCAAAAAAAACGTGATATGCTGATAATGTTTTATGATGAAGCCAAGTACAGGAAAAATGGCCAAAGGAAACATTGAAGATCACGTGTCTGCTTTAATTGTAGCCAGCCCGGGCCGCATGCGAGATGGGCTGCGGGCCTTGTTAAGAAATGTACCCCGTATCGGAGCTATTCTTCAGGCCGACGATAGTTCATCTTCCCTGGAAATGATTGTTAAAGAACAACCGGCCCTGGTTTTGCTGGATTCAAAGTTGGCCGACGACGATATCCAAAACGTACTCCAACAAATCAAAATCGAATCGCCGCAAACGCGCTGCATTGTGTTGGCCGATAATAGTGAGCAGCAATGGCTGGCCAAAACCGCCGGAGCCGATAGTGTACTGCTAACCGGATATTCAACCGAAATACTATTTGCCACCATAGAAGGAGTGTTATCTTGGCCCCGGAATATATTCTCTTCAGACCCTAACCCCAATAAACCGGCATTAGAAATAAGAAATGAGAAACTGGACGGGAATGTTGATGAACTGGCCACCTCTAATTTTTAAGCTCTAATTTCTCAATAAGATACTGATGGTTTCAGAGACCTTTAGGTTGTAAAACCTACAAAACCCAAACATCCAGGAGCAAAACAATGAATAACAAAAAATCAACCATAGATATTCCCCAACTGGCCCAGTTTGCCATTGACCGTTCCACCGATCCCATTTTCTGGATTGCGCCTGATGCGCACCTGGTGTATGTCAATGAGGCCACCTGCCGAACGCTGGGCTACAGCCGCGACGAATTATTATCAATGACCGTCTTTGATTTTGACCCGGCCTTTCCCCAAGAAGCCTGGCCGGACCACTGGCAAGAGCTGAAACAGCGCGGCTCATTGACCATTGAAACCAAACACCGCACCAAAGAGGGCCGAATCTTTCCGATTGAGGTTACGGTCAATTACCTGGCATTTGACGGCCAGGAATACAACTGCGCCTTTGCCCGCGACATCTCCACACAAAAGGAAAAGGAAGCCAGATTGCGTTGGTTTGGCCTGGCCGTGGAACAGAACCCCGATGGCATCGCCATTGCCGACGCAGACGGGAATATCCAGTTTGCCAATACCGCCTGGGCCGAGTTACACGGTTACAATTTGGAGGAGATTGAGGGCCGGCACCTCAGTATCTTCCATACCGAAGAACAGATGCAAAAAGACGTGATTCCCTTTAATGAAAAGGTTTTTCAGGATGGTTTCCATCGCGGCGAAATGGGCCATGCCAGAAAAGACGGCACGGCTTTCCCCACAATGATGACCACGGCCTTGATTCGAGACGACCAGGACAATCCCATTGGCCTGGTAGGCATAGCCCGCGACATCACCGCCCAAAAGCAAGCCGAAGCCGAGCGCGAGCGCCTGCAAGAAGAAATCATCGAGGCCCAACGCCGGGCCATTGCCGAACTCTCCACCCCCGTTATCCCCATTATGGACCGCGTGATTGTGATGCCCCTGGTGGGCAGCATTGACAGCCTGCGCGCCCGCGACATCACCCGTTCGCTGATGGCGGGTATTGGACAGCACCGGGCCAAAGTGGTGATCCTGGATGTGACCGGCGTAGCCATTATGGACACCGGCGTGGTCAACCACCTTAACAAAACTATCCAGGCGGCCCGGCTCAAGGGCGCGCGGACTATTGTCACCGGCATCTCCGACGCCGTGGCCGAGGCCATTGTGGATTTGGGCATTGATTGGGGCCATATTGAAACCTTGAGCGATTTACAGACCGGCTTGATTGTGGCCTTAGGTACATTAGGGGTTCAATTAAACAAAGCATGATCTCAATTGAGGAAGACTGATGGCAATCTGGTTCAAGCAAATCATTGCGCCGCCTGTTTTTGAAAACGAAGACCAAACCCGCAAAGCCAAACTGCTCAACACCATGCAACTTATCCTGCTGGGGGTGATGGTTTCTGTTATCCCTATTTTGTTGTTTTTGGACCCGCGAGACGCCTTAACCAATCTTTCTCTCCTTGTTCCCCCTATTGGAACCATTATTGTTTTGCTTTATCTACTCCGGCGCGGTCATATAGAGTTTTCTGGCATGTTGTTAATGATCATGCTATGGCTCGTTATCACTATCAACAGTTGGATTTATGGGGGTATACGGAACGGCGCTCACAACAGTTATTTTATTATTGTGGCCATTG
It encodes the following:
- a CDS encoding PDGLE domain-containing protein; this encodes MENLLQLAPIIPPGPEKVIPAMHIPDGFLSLTISIVFWIFTVILLAVATRRTQNALGERQIPLMGIMAAFIFAAQMLNFPIAGGTSGHMLGGALAGIVLGPWAGMLVMASVIALQALLFQDGGLLVMGANIFNMGLLTVLIGYGLYRSVLGQNRGVRLGVAGIAAWLAVMTAALATSLQLWFSGTSPLQIVMPVMLGVHALIGIGEALITAAALGFIMRVRPDLLETEAVESRGGRGWVVAGLALTLVVVLFAPWASADPDGLERVAEDLGFIGLGADAPYQILPDYTIPFLGETGLSTIIAGAIGVLLVAAIAVGVGRLLQRPAKTAPESG
- a CDS encoding response regulator transcription factor translates to MAKGNIEDHVSALIVASPGRMRDGLRALLRNVPRIGAILQADDSSSSLEMIVKEQPALVLLDSKLADDDIQNVLQQIKIESPQTRCIVLADNSEQQWLAKTAGADSVLLTGYSTEILFATIEGVLSWPRNIFSSDPNPNKPALEIRNEKLDGNVDELATSNF
- a CDS encoding PAS domain S-box protein, yielding MNNKKSTIDIPQLAQFAIDRSTDPIFWIAPDAHLVYVNEATCRTLGYSRDELLSMTVFDFDPAFPQEAWPDHWQELKQRGSLTIETKHRTKEGRIFPIEVTVNYLAFDGQEYNCAFARDISTQKEKEARLRWFGLAVEQNPDGIAIADADGNIQFANTAWAELHGYNLEEIEGRHLSIFHTEEQMQKDVIPFNEKVFQDGFHRGEMGHARKDGTAFPTMMTTALIRDDQDNPIGLVGIARDITAQKQAEAERERLQEEIIEAQRRAIAELSTPVIPIMDRVIVMPLVGSIDSLRARDITRSLMAGIGQHRAKVVILDVTGVAIMDTGVVNHLNKTIQAARLKGARTIVTGISDAVAEAIVDLGIDWGHIETLSDLQTGLIVALGTLGVQLNKA